The Gammaproteobacteria bacterium genome contains the following window.
CGGCGAACAGGTGGCCGTTGAATTCGGCGAGTCGGTTCAGGAAGGCGTCGTCTATCTCGCGTTCCAGTTGTTCCTCGTAGATGTCTTTCAGCAGCATGGGCGTCATCGCCAGGCTGACGAAAGACATCCTAAGAATGTCCGCATCAATCGCCGGGGCGACCTCGCCTCGTTCCTTGAGTGCATCCACGGTTTTGTTTCCCTGGGTGCGTCCGCGTTCCAGAAGCTGCTGAATAAAACGTCTGCCGGGCCCCTGATTCAAAGCCAGCACCTTCAGTATCAGTTTGGGAAAATCGGGGTGCCTGGCCATGGTGCTGTAATAAAGCCTGAAGAACTCGGTAAATCCAGCTGTCGACGACAACATCTGGCCTTCCAGCACATCCAGCAGCGGTGACAGCGTCTCCTTGATCATTTCCTCATATAACCCTTCCTTATTACCAAAGTAATAACGGATCATGGAGATATTGGCATCTGCCTTGGTGGCAATCTGGCGTGTGGTGACGTTGTGGTATTCATCCGCCAGAAAACAATCCAGCGCGGCCTTGAGCAGCCGCTGTCTGACGGTCCGGGTGGGCGGGGGCGTATTGTTCTTCATGGTACGACCTGTACAACGCATAACCGATGTACAGGTTAGCATCGGCAATCAATGCGCCATACCGGTTTTATCAATCAAAACAGGCGATTTGATTGTTTGATAAAGACGACTGATTGCGGGTTCAGCTGTTTGCGCCGGAGGTGGCGGCGAGTGATGGCGGGGCGCCGTGGTGTTCAGGGGAGACGATGATGCGGTCGCGGCCGGCCTTCTTGGCCCGATACATGACGCGGTCTGCCGCTTCGAGCAGGGTGTCCAGACTGACCTGGACCGGTCCGGTGGCATGACAGATGCCGGCGCTGAAAGTCACGCTGACCTGTTGTTCGCCGGCCATGATCCCCTGGTTCACACAGGCCTCACGCAGACGCTGCAAGGCTTGCTGGGCCTGCTGGGGGTCATTGTTATGCAGGAGGATCACGAACTCTTCGCCGCCATAGCGGGCGAAAAGATCGCCTTCTCGCAATGTGGTGCGGGCGGTGCGTACGAATTCCTTGAGGATCAGGTCGCCGACGGCGTGACCGTGGCTGTCATTGAGTTTTTTGAAGTGGTCGATGTCCAACACGCATACCGACAGGTTTATCGGTTCACGATGCAGTTCCGCCAGTAGTGGTGTGCTGGCCTCATAGAAGGCGCGGCGATTCATGACGCCGGTCAGCGGGTCTCTGGTCGCCTGGTTCCACAGCTGCTGATTGATACGCTCATTGGTCAACACGATCATCGAGACAGTCAATGTCACGCTGGCGACAATGGCATCGTAGAGCGACAGCGGGTCGACAAAAGCGTAGCGGGTGATATGGGCCGCGTGGTCGAGGCTGACCAGGGCCCGCAGCAGCCAGCTCCCACTGGTGAAAAACAACATGGTGATCATCAGCAGAATGATGGGATTGCTTAGCAGGCGCCGCTGGAGGAATTCGTACAGCGTAAGGGTGGAAAAAAGCGAAATCACGCCGGCGGCCCAGATCACGCGCCAGTCCGGCAGCACCGGCAGGAACAGTTCCAGCGCCAACAGCAGGGTAAACAACACCATGAACGGCGCCACCGGTTTGTAGCCCAGGGTGGGTTTGCGATAGAAATGCCGTACACCGCGATCGCCCAGTCCCGGATGCCTATCTCTTCCCGGTTTTGCCGCCATGTCTGCATCAGGGCGACGGCCTGGATCAAAAAGACGCTGACCAATACCGTGAAGAGGGTTTTAAAATCCATGTCGTTGTGCCGTCGTGCCAGCTATCCGTGCAAGAGACCATCAGATCTTGCGTGCAAACGCTGCAGGTAACGTTTCGGAGAACAGGGCGGGGTGTCGGTTGTGGTTGGCGGCATATCTGGAGCGAGGGTTACCAGAAGCTGCCGGCCGGAGCATAAAACCATGCATCGCATTCGAGTAGCGTAAGGTTAAGGTCTGAAACCAGGAACAACGGCAGAGGTACATCATGACCAAAGCGATTACCTTTGATCGGTTCGGTGGACCGGAAGTCCTGCACTGGGGCGAGGTGGAGCCGGGCGAGCCCGGCGAAGGCATGCTGCGCGTTCGCCATACCGCGGTAGGGCTCAATTTTATCGAGGTTTACCAACGTATCGGCTTGTATCCGGTCGACCTGCCGAGCGGGCTGGGACAGGAGGCCGCCGGTATCGTAGAGGCTGTCGGGCCCGGTGTTACCGAATTCAAACCCGGAGACCGGATCGCGTATGGCAGCGGCCCTCCCGGTGCGTATGCGGAGGCCCGCCTGATTCCGGCCGACAAGGTCGTTCCGCTGCCGGAGGGGATCGACGACCGTTCCGCCGCCTGCCTGATGCTCAAGGGGATGACGGCGCAGTATCTTCTGCATCGGACCTATGCGGTACAGCCCGGCGATACTGTCCTGGTGCATGCAGCCGCTGGCGGGGTGGGCACGTTGCTCAGCCAGTGGGCGCGTCACCGGGGTGCGGTCGTGATAGGCACTGCCGGCAGCGAGGAAAAGGCCGCAATCGCTCACGCGCATGGCTGTCACCACGTCATCCAATACCGGCGTGAGAGTTTCGTGGACAAGGTGCGTGAGATTACCGAAGGGCGAGGCGTTAACGTGGTCTACGATGGCGTCGGCAAGGCGACCTTCGAAGGCTCGCTGGATTGCCTGCGGCGCCTGGGCATGATGGTGAGTTTCGGCAACGCCTCCGGTACCGTCGATGCG
Protein-coding sequences here:
- a CDS encoding TetR/AcrR family transcriptional regulator; its protein translation is MKNNTPPPTRTVRQRLLKAALDCFLADEYHNVTTRQIATKADANISMIRYYFGNKEGLYEEMIKETLSPLLDVLEGQMLSSTAGFTEFFRLYYSTMARHPDFPKLILKVLALNQGPGRRFIQQLLERGRTQGNKTVDALKERGEVAPAIDADILRMSFVSLAMTPMLLKDIYEEQLEREIDDAFLNRLAEFNGHLFAAGLLPSDDSNDEPDSDKNEKH
- a CDS encoding GGDEF domain-containing protein is translated as MAAKPGRDRHPGLGDRGVRHFYRKPTLGYKPVAPFMVLFTLLLALELFLPVLPDWRVIWAAGVISLFSTLTLYEFLQRRLLSNPIILLMITMLFFTSGSWLLRALVSLDHAAHITRYAFVDPLSLYDAIVASVTLTVSMIVLTNERINQQLWNQATRDPLTGVMNRRAFYEASTPLLAELHREPINLSVCVLDIDHFKKLNDSHGHAVGDLILKEFVRTARTTLREGDLFARYGGEEFVILLHNNDPQQAQQALQRLREACVNQGIMAGEQQVSVTFSAGICHATGPVQVSLDTLLEAADRVMYRAKKAGRDRIIVSPEHHGAPPSLAATSGANS
- a CDS encoding quinone oxidoreductase, which encodes MTKAITFDRFGGPEVLHWGEVEPGEPGEGMLRVRHTAVGLNFIEVYQRIGLYPVDLPSGLGQEAAGIVEAVGPGVTEFKPGDRIAYGSGPPGAYAEARLIPADKVVPLPEGIDDRSAACLMLKGMTAQYLLHRTYAVQPGDTVLVHAAAGGVGTLLSQWARHRGAVVIGTAGSEEKAAIAHAHGCHHVIQYRRESFVDKVREITEGRGVNVVYDGVGKATFEGSLDCLRRLGMMVSFGNASGTVDAVNPLDLARRGSLFFTRPSLGHYTTTREELLATTKSLFDAVLAGAIKVEIGQTYPLSEAAQAHRDLEARNTTGATVLLP